DNA from Sphingomonas sp. R1:
AAGCGTTCGCACAGCGTGCGGACGCGGGCCTTCACATCGGCCTCGACCGCGGCGTCGCCCGCCTCGCCCTTCGTGCGAAGGCCTTCGAGCACGTCGGCGACCATGTTGCCGATCTCGCGGAACTCGGCCGGGCCGAAGCCGCGGGTGGTGCCCGCCGGCGAGCCGACGCGGATGCCGCTGGTCTTCATCGGCGGCAGCGGATCGTTGGGGATGCCGTTCTTGTTGCAGGTGATCGCGGCGCGCTCCAGCGCCTCGTCGGCGTCCTTGCCGGTCACGCCCAGCGGGGTGAGATCGACCAGCGCCAGGTGGGTGTCGGTGCCGCCCGAGACGAGGTTCGCACCGCGCTCCTTGAGCGTCGCCGCCAGCACCTTGGCGTTCTCGACCACCGCCGCGGCATAGCTCTTGAACTCGGGGCGCAGCGCCTCGCCGAACGCGACCGCCTTGGCGGCGATCACGTGCATCAGCGGGCCGCCCTGGAGCCCCGGGAACACCGCCGAATTGATCTTCTTGGCGATCGCTTCGTCGTTGGTCATGATCATGCCGCCACGGGGCCCACGCAGCGTCTTGTGCGTGGTGGTGGTGACGACATGGGCGTGGCCGAACGGCGTGGGGTGGACGCCGCCGGCGACCAGGCCGGCAAAGTGGGCCATGTCGACCATGAACGTCGCGCCGACCTCGTCCGCGATCGCGCGGAAGCGGGCGAAATCGATCTGGCGCGGATAGGCCGAGCCGCCGGTAATGATCAGCTTGGGGCTATGCTCCTTGGCGAGCGCCAGCACCTGGTCATAGTCGATCAGGTGATCGTCGGGGCGCACGCCGTACTGCACCGCGTTGAACCACTTGCCGCTCATCGCCGCGCGGGCGCCGTGCGTCAGGTGGCCGCCGGCATCGAGGCTGAGGCCGAGGATGGTGTCGCCCGGCTTGGTCAGCGCGAGCATCACCGCGCCGTTCGCCTGCGCGCCCGAATGCGGCTGGACGTTGGCGAAGCCGCAGCCGAACAGCTGCTTGGCGCGATCGATCGCCAGCTGCTCCACCTCGTCGGACGGGTGGCAGCCCTGGTAATAGCGCTTGCCGGGATAGCCCTCGGCATACTTGTTGGTGAAGACCGAGCCCTGCGCCTCAAGCACCGCCTTGGAGACGATGTTCTCGGAGGCGATCAGCTCGATCTGATACTGTTCGCGGGCAAGCTCATGCTCGACGCCGGCGAACACCGCCGGATCGACGTCGGCGAGCGATTTGGTGAAGAAGCCATCCGGCTGAAGGCCTGCCGTTACGGGATTGGTGCTCATGCGGGGCTCCTTTCGGGGTTGCCAAGCTTCTCCACGCGACGCTGATGGCGGTCGCCGAGGAAAGCCGTTTCGAGGAAACTGGTGATGCAGGCCTTGGCCATCTCGATGCCGACCAGCCGCGCGCCGAGCGCGATGACATTGGCATCGTTGTGCTGGCGCGCCAAGCTGGCCGACAGCGGCTCGGAGACGAGCGCGCAGCGCGCAGCGGGGTTGCGGTTGACCGCGATCGAAATGCCGATACCCGATCCGCACAGCGCCACGCCGAAGGCAGCGTCGCCCGCTTCGATCGCCTTGCCGAGGCGGTAGCCATAGTCCGGATAGTCGACGCTGTCCGGCCCGTTCGTGCCCAGATCGAGCACGTCGTGCCCGAGGCTACGCAACCAATCGGCGAGTTCTGCCTTCATTACGTAGGCGGCGTGATCCGAGGCGAGGGCGATGCGGTGTTGCATGGCGGCCCTCTACGCGCGTGTGCGCCCGCTGGCTAGACACCCAGGAGACCATATGCCGAAGACTCTGTCCGTTCTGTTGCCTGCCCTCGCGCTGGGCCTCGCCGCCTGCTCCCCGAGCACCGAGGACCGCGTCGACAATTCGCTCGATCGTACCGGCGACTCGCTCGCCAATGCGGCCGATCGGTTGGGCGACCGGATCGAGAACCGCGCCGACGCCGCCGGCCGCGCGATCCGTGATGGCGCGGACGACGCCGGCGACGCGCTGGCCAACGGCGTGGACCGGACGGGCAACGCGATCGACGGCGCGACGCACTGAGGTCGATCGATTCAACTTCGAAATGAATTGGGATAGCTTGGTTGTCGGCAGCAATCCCGCTGCCTGAACCAAGGAACCACACATGACACTCGCAGAAGTGTGCGTTCTGCTGATGGCGCTGTTTGCCTTCGCCACCTTGATCCTCAAGGTGATTGAAGTCGCGCGTCAAAAGTAAGCGTACCGGGAGGGGGAGGCGTTGCAGCGTCTCCCCTGAACGAAGAACCCCCACCGTTGCAGCGGCGGGGGTTCCCGTGAACCAGGGAAAGCCCTGACACTCGCATAGACCTATATACACCAGACGGTGCTCGGTTTCAATTTTATCCCTGAAGGGCGACCTTCTTCCCGCGCTTCGGACTCCCCGACTTGAGCACCCCGCGCCGGAACAGCCGCGCCGCGATGCTGAGCGTGATCGCCACCCACAGCGCCTGCCATGCGAAGGCGAGCGCATGCGGCCACAGTTCCGGTGCGTTCGCGGCGCGCGCGGCCATAGCCATGGGTGAGCTGAACGGCACGATCTGCGCCGCCGTCGCTACCCAGCTGTCCGGATTGCCCGCCGCATAGGAGGCCATGCCGAACATCGCGAACTGGAAGATCGTGATCGGCAGCGACAGCATCTGGATCTCGCGCTGCGTGGAGGCGAGCGAGCCCACGCCGAGGAACACCGCGCTCTGCAGCAGATAGGCCATTACGAAATAGCCGACGAGCAGCAGCGGAAAGATCGGCCCCACCGCAACACTGAGATCGGACACGATGCCGGCCATGCCCGCAGGCAGAAGCTTGGGCAGGTTGGCGACCAGCGTACCCCAGAAGGCAACGAACAGCAGCGCCGATCCGAATGCGCCGAGCAGCTTGCCGAAGAACACGCTTTCCAGCGGCACCGCGGCCGCGAGGATCTCGATCACCTTGTTCGATCGCTCTTCCGCCATCGCGCCGACCGCCTGGCCCGAGAGCATCAGCGTGACGAGGAAGATCGCGAAGGTGGAGAAATAGGCCGCCTGCCCGCGCCCGCTGACGGTCGGCGCCTCGCGGGTGACGGTCTCGAAGTGCGGGGTGCTGCGGATGCCGCCGGCATGTTCGGCCCGCAAGGTCTGCGCGGCCAGCGCGGCAAGGTAACGCCCCTCCGCCTCTGCTCCGGCGCGACGCAACACCGTTGGTCGATCGAGCGGGCCATACAGCACCGCCGCTGCCTCGATCGCATCCGAACCAAACGCCGCTCGCGCCTGCCGCACGGCATCACCCTGCGATGCTTCGAGGTGCAGCTTGGGTCGGGCAGAGTCGCGGGTGAACACGCTGCGCAGCTCGCGATCAGCGGTACGCAGTGCCTCGTGCTGGCGCGCCGGCGCGATCGCCACGATCACCTGGCGCGCCTCGCCCGCCGCGCCTGCCGCCTGGCCGCTGAGGCCGCCGATCACGCCGAAGCCGATCATCAGCAGCGGGCTCAGCAGGAACAGCAGGAAGGTGGGCGTCATCACCGTCGCCTTGAGGTCACGACGGGCGATGGTGAGCGCGTGGCGGAGGAACCGCGGAATCATGCCGCCGTCTCCAGCTGATCGGCCAGCGCCTCGGCACCGACGATGCGGACAAAGGCATCGTGCAGGCCGGGCCGCTCGATCGACAGGCCGGAGATGCCGTGCCCGGCATCGATCAGCCGCACGAGCAGCGCCTCGATGCCGCCATCCGGCACCGTGAAGCGCCAGCTGCCCTCCTGCCGGACAGCGTCCGGCGGCAGCATCGCGGCGATGGCATCGGCATCGTGATGCGGCGTGTAGCGTGCCCGCAGCGGCAGCAGCGCGCGGGCTTCGTCCACCGTGCCCTCGAAGCGTACCTTGCCGCCGGCGATGACGGAGATGCGCTCGCACAGCCGCTCGGCATGTGCCATCACATGGGTGGAGAAGAGGATGGTGGCGCCGCGATCGCGCTGGGCGCGGATCAGCAGCTCGAGCCGCTCCTGGTTGACCGGGTCCAGTCCCGAGAAAGGCTCGTCGAGCACCAGCAACTCGGGCTCGTGCACCACCGATCCAAGCAGTTGCACCAGCTGCGCCATGCCCTTGGAGAGCTTGCGGATCTTGTCGTCGGCGGCATGGCCGAGCCCGGCGCTTTCCAGCAGGGCATCGGCGCGCTGGCGCCCCGTCTTCCAGGGCAGCCCGCGCAGCGCCCCCATGAACGCGATCGCCTCGCGGCATTTCATGTTGGGATAGAGCCCGCGTTCCTCGGGAAGATAGCCGACGCGGTCGCTTTCGTCGCGGGGATGGCGGCTGCCGAGCAGGGTGCGCTCGCCCTCGTCCGGCTCAATGATGCCGAGCAGCATCCGCAGCGTCGTCGTCTTGCCCGCGCCATTGGGGCCGAGAACCCCGTAGATAAGGCCCTGGGGCACCGCGATGCCGACACCGTCGACGGCGCGGCGGTCGCCGAAGCGCTTGACAAGCCCGGAGGCACTGACGGCCAGTTGCTGCACTTTGCCTCCCCCAACTCTTCACGACGTGGTAGCGGGAGCGCGTGGCGCAAGACAAGTCCCTCGAAACACGGCTGAAGGTGAAGGCGGCGGAGATCGGCTTCGCCGCGTGTGGCATCGCGGCCGCCGATTCCGCGCCCCAGACCGCCGCGCGGCTGCGCGCCTGGCTGGGCGAAGGCGCGCATGGCGACATGCTGTGGATGGAGGAGCGCGCCGAACAGCGCGGCAGTCCCAAGGGCCTCTGGCCGGCGGTGCGATCGGTGATCGCGCTCGGCATGAGCTACGCGCCCGCCATCGATCCGCTTGCGCTGGCGAACGAAGGCGAGATCGGCCGCATCTCGGTCTACGCCCAGGGCGCCGATTATCACGACGTGGTCAAGCGCCGGCTGAAGGAACTGGCCCGCTGGCTGGTGGCGGAGGCGCCGGACGCGGACGTCAAGGTATTCGTCGATACCGCGCCGGTAATGGAAAAGCCGCTGTCCGAAGCCGCGGGGCTGGGCTGGCAGGGCAAGCACACCAATCTGGTCAGCCGCAGCCATGGCAGCTGGCTGTTCCTCGGCGCGATCTACACGACGCTCGATCTGGCATCGGATGGCCCGAGCGGCGGCGGCTGCGGCAGCTGCGATGCGTGCCAGACGGCCTGCCCGACGGGTGCCTTCCCCGCCCCTTACCGGATCGACGCACGCCGCTGCGTGTCGTACCTCACCATCGAGAACAAGGGCCCGATTCCGCGCGACCTCCGCACCGGCATCGGCAACCGCATCTATGGCTGCGACGACTGCCTTGCCGTATGCCCCTGGAACAAGTTCGCCGCCGCCGCGCAGGCGAACCTGGCCTTCCACCCGCGCGCCGAGCTGACCGTACCGCACCTTGCCGATCTGCTGGCGCTCGATGATGCCAGCTTCCGCGCGGTCTTCGCCGGGTCGCCGATCAAGCGCATCGGCCGCGACCGGATGGTACGCAACTGCCTGATTGCTGCCGGCAACAGCGGCAGCGCCCGGCTGGTGCCGGCGGTGCTGGCGCTGCTCGACGATCCCGCGCCGGTGGTGCGCGGTGCTGCGATCTGGGCGCTCGAACGGCTGGATCCCTTCCGCGCGCGGGACGAGCGGGCTTCCCGTAGCGCGTTGGAAACCGATCCCCAGGTCGCGGCGGAATGGGCCGGGCTTGACACCCCCGCCCCCGCCCGCTAGGCGCGCCGCTTCGCAATTGGCCCCGCACCCCCGGTGAAGCGGTGGCCCTGCGCTTTTCCCGCAAGAGAAGCACAGGCGAAACCGGGATCGCGATCAGGGTGGCTCGCCGCCCGGGTCAACGTCACAGCAATTGGTAAGGAATTGACATGTCGAAGCGCTCCAGCGCCAAGCATAAGCTCGATCGCCGCATGGGCGAAAACATCTGGGGTCGTCCGAAGTCCCCGGTGAACAAGCGCGAATACGGCCCGGGCCAGCACGGCCAGCGCCGCAAGGGCAAGATGTCGGACTTCGGCATCCAGCTGCGCGCCAAGCAGAAGCTCAAGGGCTATTACGGCGACATCACCGAGAAGCAGTTCAAGCGCTCGTACGAAGACGCTTCGAAGATGAAGGGCGACACCGGTCAGAACCTGATCGGCCTGCTCGAGCAGCGCCTCGACATGATCGTCTATCGCGCCAAGTTCGCGCCGACGATCTTCGCGGCTCGCCAGCTGGTCAACCACGGCCACGTCCGCGTCGACGGCGAGAAGTGCAACATCGGTTCGCGCCGCATCAAGCCGGGCCAGGAAATCAGCCTGAGCGGCAAGGCGCAGGAAATGGCGCTCGTCATGGAAGCGCAGAGCCTCGCCGAGCGTGACATCCCCGACTATGTCGCACCGGACGGCGCGGCGAAGGTCACCTTCACCCGCGTGCCGACGCTCGACGAAGTGCCGTACCCGGTGAAGATGGAACCGAACCTGGTCGTCGAGTTCTACTCGCGCTAATTCGGCTCCTTCGGGAACGAGAAACGGGGCGGTCCTTCGGGGCCGCCCTTTTTCGTTGGGCGCCTCCGGTGGGGAATGCGACGAGCGCATTCCCCTGGAGGCGTTCAGGGCCTGGCCGGAAGACCCAGCGCGGTGCGCAGGAAGCTATCGCTCTTGTCGAGCATCTGGGTGCGCACCGTATCGTCCTCCAGCTGGTGATCGAGCCCCTTATACTCGACAAATTCCACCTGCTTGCCCGCCCCGCGCAGCCGCGACGCCATCAGCCGCGATTCGCCCACGCCGACATTCAGGTCCTGGTCGCCATGAAACAGCAGCACCGGCGCCTTGATCTTGCCGGCGTTCTGCGCGGGCGAGCCCTCGCGAACGTGCGCGCCGTGCCCGATAAAGGCGTCGACCAGCGCGAAGTTGGTATAGCCCGATGCTTCGGTGCGCAGCGCCTCCAGATCCGTCACCGGCGCGATCGCCACGATCGCCTTGAACAAATCGGGGTCGAGCACCGAGGTCTGCAGCGCCGCATAGCCGCCATAAGACCAGCCGACGATGCCGAGCTTGCCCGGCGCGGCGATTCCCTGCTTGAGCAGCCAGCGGCCGCCATCGTTCACATCGCCGATCGCGGTGCGCCACGATTGGAAGCCGTTCTTCTGGTACCAGGCGTCGCCATAGCCGGTGGAGCCGCGATAATTGGGCTGGAGCACCGCGAAGCCGCGCGCCGCATAGAATTGCGCCAGCCAGTCGAACCCCCATTCGTCGCGCGCGCCGGGGCCGCCATGCGGCATCACGATCGCGGGCAGGTTCTTGCCGTCACTGCCGGCCGGCAGCGTCAGATAGCCCGGGATCATCGTGCCGTCCGCCGCAGGAAAGCTGATCGGCCGCACGCTCGCGAGCTTCACGTCCGCCAGCTGCGGCCGCGACCCCATCACCTCGCCCAGATTGCGGGTCTTCTTGTCATAGAGATAGTAAGTGCCCGCATCGCTGTCGCCGCCTGCGAACAGCAGCAGCTTCGACTCATCGGCGCTCGCGTCGACGAAGGTGACCAGCGGCTTGCCCGGCAACGCCTTGGCCAGCGCCTGGCGCAGCGTCTTCAGTTCGGGATCGAAGAACTCGGTCACCCGCGTGTCGGTGGCGTAGCTGACGCCGACGACGCGACGCTGTCGCCCGATCCGCACCAGACCGTCGACGTCGACGCTCGCATTGTCGAACACCAGCTTGCGGGTCAGGCTGCCGTCGAGCGAGATGCTGTACAACGCCGACCGCCCGTTCTCGGCGGCGAAGCCGTAGACCACGTTCAGGTCGCGATCGACGGCATAGGGATCGAAGCCGACGCTGCCGGTCGGCGTCTCGGTCAACTCGGCCAGCCGCTTCCAATCGCGACTGCCCGGCGTGCGGTAGCTGTAGATGATATGGCCGGTGCGCAGGCCGGTCGCGTTGGCGGTCTCCACACCCATCACGCGTACGGCGCCATGCCCGTCGCTGATATATTCAAGCGCGCCCTGCCGGGGAGTCTCCACCGTCTTCCGGCGCAGCGTCGTTGCGTCGACCAGTTCCACGCCGCGCCCTTCCTGGGTGTTGGCCAGGCGGGTACCGGTCGAATATTCCGGCACGAAGTCGCGCGTCATCAGCACCGATCCGTTCGACCCGTCGGGGCCCCAGTCGACGATCGTGCCGCCGAACTGCATGATCTCCAGCGCGCTGCTGCTCTCACGCGAGCTCAAGACCTTGAGATCCGATCCATCCGCGTTCAGCGTCACCATCCGCGTGAAGGGCAGTTTCTCGGTTCCCTGCTGGATCATGTAGACGTTGCAGATGATGCGGGTATCGCTGGCCCAGTGGC
Protein-coding regions in this window:
- the glyA gene encoding serine hydroxymethyltransferase, coding for MSTNPVTAGLQPDGFFTKSLADVDPAVFAGVEHELAREQYQIELIASENIVSKAVLEAQGSVFTNKYAEGYPGKRYYQGCHPSDEVEQLAIDRAKQLFGCGFANVQPHSGAQANGAVMLALTKPGDTILGLSLDAGGHLTHGARAAMSGKWFNAVQYGVRPDDHLIDYDQVLALAKEHSPKLIITGGSAYPRQIDFARFRAIADEVGATFMVDMAHFAGLVAGGVHPTPFGHAHVVTTTTHKTLRGPRGGMIMTNDEAIAKKINSAVFPGLQGGPLMHVIAAKAVAFGEALRPEFKSYAAAVVENAKVLAATLKERGANLVSGGTDTHLALVDLTPLGVTGKDADEALERAAITCNKNGIPNDPLPPMKTSGIRVGSPAGTTRGFGPAEFREIGNMVADVLEGLRTKGEAGDAAVEADVKARVRTLCERFPIYGG
- the rpiB gene encoding ribose 5-phosphate isomerase B; this translates as MQHRIALASDHAAYVMKAELADWLRSLGHDVLDLGTNGPDSVDYPDYGYRLGKAIEAGDAAFGVALCGSGIGISIAVNRNPAARCALVSEPLSASLARQHNDANVIALGARLVGIEMAKACITSFLETAFLGDRHQRRVEKLGNPERSPA
- a CDS encoding ABC transporter permease — protein: MIPRFLRHALTIARRDLKATVMTPTFLLFLLSPLLMIGFGVIGGLSGQAAGAAGEARQVIVAIAPARQHEALRTADRELRSVFTRDSARPKLHLEASQGDAVRQARAAFGSDAIEAAAVLYGPLDRPTVLRRAGAEAEGRYLAALAAQTLRAEHAGGIRSTPHFETVTREAPTVSGRGQAAYFSTFAIFLVTLMLSGQAVGAMAEERSNKVIEILAAAVPLESVFFGKLLGAFGSALLFVAFWGTLVANLPKLLPAGMAGIVSDLSVAVGPIFPLLLVGYFVMAYLLQSAVFLGVGSLASTQREIQMLSLPITIFQFAMFGMASYAAGNPDSWVATAAQIVPFSSPMAMAARAANAPELWPHALAFAWQALWVAITLSIAARLFRRGVLKSGSPKRGKKVALQG
- a CDS encoding ABC transporter ATP-binding protein codes for the protein MQQLAVSASGLVKRFGDRRAVDGVGIAVPQGLIYGVLGPNGAGKTTTLRMLLGIIEPDEGERTLLGSRHPRDESDRVGYLPEERGLYPNMKCREAIAFMGALRGLPWKTGRQRADALLESAGLGHAADDKIRKLSKGMAQLVQLLGSVVHEPELLVLDEPFSGLDPVNQERLELLIRAQRDRGATILFSTHVMAHAERLCERISVIAGGKVRFEGTVDEARALLPLRARYTPHHDADAIAAMLPPDAVRQEGSWRFTVPDGGIEALLVRLIDAGHGISGLSIERPGLHDAFVRIVGAEALADQLETAA
- the queG gene encoding tRNA epoxyqueuosine(34) reductase QueG codes for the protein MAQDKSLETRLKVKAAEIGFAACGIAAADSAPQTAARLRAWLGEGAHGDMLWMEERAEQRGSPKGLWPAVRSVIALGMSYAPAIDPLALANEGEIGRISVYAQGADYHDVVKRRLKELARWLVAEAPDADVKVFVDTAPVMEKPLSEAAGLGWQGKHTNLVSRSHGSWLFLGAIYTTLDLASDGPSGGGCGSCDACQTACPTGAFPAPYRIDARRCVSYLTIENKGPIPRDLRTGIGNRIYGCDDCLAVCPWNKFAAAAQANLAFHPRAELTVPHLADLLALDDASFRAVFAGSPIKRIGRDRMVRNCLIAAGNSGSARLVPAVLALLDDPAPVVRGAAIWALERLDPFRARDERASRSALETDPQVAAEWAGLDTPAPAR
- the rpsD gene encoding 30S ribosomal protein S4, whose translation is MSKRSSAKHKLDRRMGENIWGRPKSPVNKREYGPGQHGQRRKGKMSDFGIQLRAKQKLKGYYGDITEKQFKRSYEDASKMKGDTGQNLIGLLEQRLDMIVYRAKFAPTIFAARQLVNHGHVRVDGEKCNIGSRRIKPGQEISLSGKAQEMALVMEAQSLAERDIPDYVAPDGAAKVTFTRVPTLDEVPYPVKMEPNLVVEFYSR
- a CDS encoding alpha/beta hydrolase family protein — its product is MKNLVRAMLLASALLPAAAMGQSKDAAKFGTREYIEQISLSPDGTRVAMIEPVLGRGSALVVADVTTGATKVVLRSSGAPDRLRNCHWASDTRIICNVYMIQQGTEKLPFTRMVTLNADGSDLKVLSSRESSSALEIMQFGGTIVDWGPDGSNGSVLMTRDFVPEYSTGTRLANTQEGRGVELVDATTLRRKTVETPRQGALEYISDGHGAVRVMGVETANATGLRTGHIIYSYRTPGSRDWKRLAELTETPTGSVGFDPYAVDRDLNVVYGFAAENGRSALYSISLDGSLTRKLVFDNASVDVDGLVRIGRQRRVVGVSYATDTRVTEFFDPELKTLRQALAKALPGKPLVTFVDASADESKLLLFAGGDSDAGTYYLYDKKTRNLGEVMGSRPQLADVKLASVRPISFPAADGTMIPGYLTLPAGSDGKNLPAIVMPHGGPGARDEWGFDWLAQFYAARGFAVLQPNYRGSTGYGDAWYQKNGFQSWRTAIGDVNDGGRWLLKQGIAAPGKLGIVGWSYGGYAALQTSVLDPDLFKAIVAIAPVTDLEALRTEASGYTNFALVDAFIGHGAHVREGSPAQNAGKIKAPVLLFHGDQDLNVGVGESRLMASRLRGAGKQVEFVEYKGLDHQLEDDTVRTQMLDKSDSFLRTALGLPARP